One stretch of Chaetodon auriga isolate fChaAug3 chromosome 18, fChaAug3.hap1, whole genome shotgun sequence DNA includes these proteins:
- the LOC143335878 gene encoding uncharacterized protein LOC143335878 isoform X7: MAISKNGLTIFALLVTLIILETDNVIEFSSPALPVHHEEQHSLPHTREKRNALLAQVEYTVDVELNVTELKTVDDLRSLLNSSTFSLALSPTLNITHIDITTVCYPNGSNFQCRCEDQYVWSYRSCSTYGACDEITDDTCGCVNSIPSDGLYCQPKKVPPVVYEYQIVIEVNTTDADQLRNTLKNITFPVQIRTQINISAADITTVCSPDGSEVQCRCEDHYLWPCDKCATYGKCDGDADITCGCIKAIPTDGQYCQSIHHQNFSVCPLTTSPPTAPPVLYEYLTSVELNISDAALINQLRTILSNISYPITIENHTQISDIDISTVCFPSSGGFQCRCEDQYRWSCDQCFLYGPCDNITGDTCGCINAIPPDRQYCKSADQHNFTACPHTTTPSPTNSLTTAPPVLSEYLISVELNISGVAVINQLRTILSNISYPVSIDDHTQISDINISTVCYPNGTTYQCRCEDQYRWPCHMCSTFGKCDNTIDNTCSCINAIPPDGSYCQTPSDLFICPSPTPPNDTATTQTTTLLTTLPTVITDTTPVYTTVLYTTTPTTVVTNTTPVGTTDLNTTTPAVATTSAPVSTTDLNTATAATTPVTDVTNTTLVATTDRSTTTWTTTPQTVTNSSLVPTTDRNTTSATTTPTIVTNSTPVTTTDMSTTTAAATNSTPVAPTDLTTTTAAIPTSTATNSTSAATTDINTTGPLTSPTAAATNSTPVTTTAATPTPAATNSTLNITTPTATPTTAVTNSTPVATSAATPTTFVPNSTSAATTDINTTGPLTSPTAAATNSTPVAPTDLTTTTAATPTPTATNSTLNITTPTATPTAVTNSTPVATTAATPTTFVPTVATTDVDTTTSATTPTAVTNSTSAATTDINTTGPLTSPTAAATNSTPVTPTDLMTTTAATNSTLNITTPTATPTAVTNSTPVATTAATPTTFVPNSTTATNSTPVSTTHMSTTTAATSTPTATNSIPVATTTINVTTTTATSSPTYSPTVATPGVNTTTVTTTPTTGVTTSSMTSQHITVNSTTSEVTSITASTTPLITATTTTHIPTTTTARAITTVSTLSTTRVNTTTPTSSTTTVTTTIPTSSTTRVTTTIPTLSTTRVTTTIPTSSTTRVTTTIPTSSTTRVTTTIPTLSTKRVTTTTPTSSTTTVTTTIPTSSTTRVTTTIPTTTAAKVTTTIPTSSTTRVTTTIPTTTAAKLTTTVPTTSTTRVTSTAVTGFDVEMSIRLDLEYTAELNDATSSEYKDLESKILRVLEEQYKGITGFINVFVKAFREGSVITDFVVQTTEVIADEMADANENLQEAMRPIAPVIGSVTAFYNSSTSIDIPELTYTGNTMTLTCGPPENINLGQISGSEWKFKGLEIKDSSRIKITAFGTKSVLTVNNVILADVGLYECTVKGKVMNFLQKGLVTGDHVKQAPIVRLQSKVNVKCKEGQILQLQCCVQSSYRIQWFEGTAVLLSTNTDNGETYCIKHDYQLGSCSVLQEKELTFTCKVDEPKDYQMTTTVTIFREDITCNDAEYGTGRPNDISSIGCDSGQEGSTTAVCQETGEWTLMMDTCIITQIKELLIDSQDLVVEEVPQFTANLSKTVQENRTEIANSSATISAIVEILNTIANVSTAVGESVMQNVLTTIDVIIGDDARESWAVLNANETHSASSGLLNSLENISKELVGEFEIATPRILLNRTKFDNSFTAELNSSITIDIPNTMISNIFITTITFPTLNNVMPSRNSSFDGSLFNSTSNETVDDHAINAAVVLVQINATIQNVTLSYDKLNNSLSLNPQCVFWNFTLFDNLGAWDDEGCTFVSDINNTVTCNCNHLTSFSVLMARGVPPELKDALDVITYVGVGISLASLVICLIIEGYVWKAITRNSTAFMRHVSIINTALSLLIADICFIIGASIAKNPLENPGEDYEVPVGPCSTATFFMHFFYLALFFWMLVSGLLLFYRTVMVFSHMSKSTMLAIGFSLGYGCPLIIAVITVAVTASGNGYIRTYNACWLNWIDTKALLALVIPALIIVFINILIVIVVLFKMLRRGVGDTAQTDEKHTLVVIARCVIILTPLFGLTWSLGVGTMVSSTNKGIHIAFAFFNSLQGFFILVFGTLLDSKIRSILARRSPTSSTVSNPSRSTSGGISSLGELNWISRLRGRRYIYRLSEAANSSSSGALESFVSL; the protein is encoded by the exons ATGGCAATATCAAAGAATGGCTTGACCATCTTTGCCCTTCTGGTGACTCTTATTATTTTGGAAACAGATAACGTCATTGAATTTTCAAGTCCGGCTTTACCG GTGCACCATGAGGAACAACACTCTCTGCCTCACACCAGGGAGAAAAGGAATG caCTGCTGGCTCAGGTTGAGTACACCGTGGATGTGGAGCTGAATGTTACGGAGCTGAAGACAGTGGATGACCTGAGGAGCCTGCTGAACAGCAGCACCTTTTCCCTGGCCTTGAGTCCCACTctgaacatcacacacattgACATCACCACAG tgTGCTACCCAAATGGAAGCAACTTCCAGTGCAGATGCGAGGATCAGTATGTCTGGTCATATAGAAGCTGTAGCACGTACGGAGCCTGTGATGAGATAACTGATGACACATGTGGGTGTGTCAACAGTATTCCCTCTGATGGGCTGTACTGCCAGCCAAAGAAAG TACCTCCGGTTGTTTATGAATACCAGATTGTCATAGAGGTGAACACTACAGATGCAGATCAACTGAGAAACACCTTGAAAAATATCACCTTCCCCGTCCAAATCAGAACGCAAATAAACATCTCAGCTGCTGATATCACTACAG TTTGCAGCCCAGATGGCTCTGAGGTCCAGTGCCGCTGTGAGGATCACTACCTTTGGCCTTGTGACAAGTGTGCCACCTATGGGAAATGTGATGGTGATGCAGACATTACATGTGGGTGCATTAAGGCTATTCCCACTGACGGACAGTATTGTCAGTCAATACACCATCAAA ACTTTTCGGTGTGTCCTCTGACAACTTCACCACCAACAG ctcctccagttcTTTATGAATACCTGACTTCTGTCGAGTTGAACATCTCAGATGCTGCATTAATAAATCAGCTGAGGACCATTCTGAGCAACATCAGTTACCCAATCACCATCGAGAACCACACGCAAATCTCTGACATCGATATTTCTACAG TTTGCTTTCCGAGCAGTGGTGGTTTCCAGTGCAGATGTGAGGATCAGTATCGTTGGTCATGTGACCAGTGTTTCCTGTATGGACCCTGTGACAACATCACCGGTGACACATGTGGATGCATCAATGCCATTCCTCCTGACAGACAATACTGCAAGTCTGCTGATCAGCACA ACTTTACAGCCTGTCCTCACACAACAACTCCTTCACCAACAA ATTCTCTCACCACAGCTCCTCCAGTTCTTTCTGAATACCTGATTTCTGTCGAGTTGAACATCTCAGGTGTAGCAGTAATAAATCAACTGAGGACCATTCTGAGCAACATCAGTTACCCCGTCAGCATCGACGACCACACACAAATCTCCGACATCAATATTTCCACAG TTTGTTACCCAAATGGTACAACATACCAGTGCAGATGTGAAGACCAGTACCGCTGGCCTTGCCATATGTGTTCCACTTTTGGCAAATGTGATAATACAATCGACAATACTTGTAGCTGCATCAATGCCATTCCTCCAGATGGGTCTTACTGCCAGACGCCGTCAG ATCTCTTCATTTGCCCATCGCCAACACCTCCAAACG ACACTGCAACAACACAGACCACCACACTCTTAACAACACTCCCAACTGTCATAACTG ACACAACACCTGTTTATACGACAGTCCTGTACACAACAACACCCACAACCGTAGTGACCA ACACAACACCTGTTGGTACAACAGACCTCAACACTACGACACCAGCTGTCGCCACCA CTTCCGCACCTGTTTCGACAACAGATCTGAACACTGCTACAGCCGCAACAACGCCCGTGACAGATGTAACAA ATACAACACTTGTTGCTACAACTGATCGAAGCACTACAACATGGACAACTACACCACAAACTGTCACCA ACTCATCACTTGTCCCGACAACAGATCGAAACACCACATCAGCTACAACAACCCCAACAATTGTGACAA ACTCAACACCTGTTACCACAACAGATATGAGCACTACAACAGCTGCAGCTACCA attCAACACCTGTTGCTCCAACAGATCTGACGACTACAACAGCTGCAATACCGACATCAACTGCAACAA ATTCAACATCTGCTGCTACAACAGATATAAACACTACAGGACCCTTAACTTCACCAACAGCTGCAGCGACCA attcaACACCTGTTACCACAACAGCTGCAACACCGACACCAGCTGCAACAA ATTCAACGCTCAACATTACTACACCAACAGCTACACCAACAACAGCAGTTACCA ATTCTACACCTGTTGCTACATCAGCTGCAACACCAACAACATTTGTGCCAA ATTCAACATCTGCTGCTACAACAGATATAAACACTACAGGACCCTTAACTTCACCAACAGCTGCAGCGACCA attcaACACCTGTTGCTCCAACAGATCTGACAACTACAACAGCTGCAACACCGACACCAACTGCAACAA ATTCAACGCTCAACATTACTACACCCACAGCTACACCAACAGCAGTTACCA ATTCTACACCTGTTGCTACAACAGCTGCAACACCAACAACATTTGTGCCAA CTGTTGCTACAACAGATGTGGACACTACAACGAGTGCAACAACACCTACGGCAGTTACAA ATTCAACATCTGCTGCTACAACAGATATAAACACTACAGGACCCTTAACTTCACCAACAGCTGCAGCTACCA attcaACACCTGTTACTCCAACAGATCTGATGACTACAACAGCTGCAACAA ATTCAACGCTCAACATTACTACACCAACAGCTACACCAACGGCAGTTACAA ATTCTACACCTGTTGCTACAACAGCTGCAACACCAACAACATTTGTGCCAA attcaacaacagcaacaa attCAACACCTGTTTCTACAACACATATGAGCACTACAACAGCTGCAACATCAACACCAACTGCAACAA ATTCAATACCTgttgcaacaacaacaataaatgtGACCACTACAACAGCCACATCGTCACCAACAT ATTCACCAACAGTTGCTACTCCAGgtgtcaacacaacaacagttaccacaacaccaacaacaggCGTAACAA CTTCTAGTATGACCAGCCAACATATCACAGTTAACTCCACAACATCAGAGGTTACCTCTATCACAGCTTCAACCACACCCCTCATAACAGCTACCACTACTACCCATATCCCCACCACAACCACTGCCAGAGCAATCACCACTGTCTCCACCTTGAGCACTACCAGAGTCaacaccaccacccccacctcGAGCACTACAACAGTTACCACCACCATCCCCACCTCGAGCACTACGAGAGTTACCACCACCATCCCCACCTTGAGCACTACGAGAGTTACCACCACCATCCCCACCTCGAGCACTACGAGAGTTACCACCACCATCCCCACCTCGAGCACTACGAGAGTTACCACCACCATCCCCACCTTAAGCACTAAGAGAGttaccaccaccacccccacctcGAGCACTACAACAGTTACCACCACCATCCCCACCTCGAGCACTACGAGAGTTACCACCACCATCCCCACCACGACTGCAGCCAAAGTTACCACCACCATCCCCACCTCAAGTACTACGAGAGTTACCACCACTATCCCCACCACAACTGCTGCCAAACTTACCACCACTGTCCCCACCACGAGCACTACCAGAGTTACTTCTACAGCTGTTACAG gATTTGATGTGGAAATGTCAATCAGATTAGACCTGGAATACACAGCAGAATTAAATGATGCAACAAGTTCTGAATACAAGGATCTGGAATCAAAGATTCTTAGAGTG TTAGAGGAGCAGTATAAGGGAATCACTGGGTTTATCAATGTTTTTGTGAAGGCATTCAG AGAAGGAAGTGTAATTACAGACTTTGTTGTTCAGACAACAGAAGTTATTGCAGATGAAATGGCTGATGCAAATGAAAATCTCCAAGAAGCGATGAGGCCTATTGCTCCAGTCATTGGCTCAGTTACTGCATTTTACAACA GTTCAACTTCAATCGACATTCCAGAACTCACTTACACTGGTAATACCATGACACTGACTTGTGGCCCTCCAGAAAACATTAATTTGGGACAAATTTCTGGTTCTGAGTGGAAATTTAAAGGACTGGAAATTAAAGACAGCTCAAGAATTAAAATAACTGCTTTTGGCACAAAGTCTGTGCTTACAGTTAACAACGTCATCCTTGCTGATGTTG GGCTTTATGAATGTACTGTGAAAGGCAAAGTAATGAATTTCCTCCAAAAAGGACTTGTAACAGGAGACCACGTCAAACAAGCTCCCATTGTGCGACTACAGAGTAAGGTTAATGTTAAATGCAAAGAGGGGCAGATTCTACAACTTCAGTGTTGCGTACAGTCCTCCTATAGAATTCAGTGGTTTGAAGGCACAGCTGTTTTACTCTCAA CCAACACTGACAATGGAGAAACCTACTGTATCAAGCATGATTACCAGCTAGGAAGCTGCAGCGTATTACAGGAAAAAGAATTAACTTTTACATGTAAGGTAGATGAACCAAAGGATTATCAAATGACAACAACAGTGACCATTTTCAGAGAGG ATATTACATGTAATGATGCTGAGTATGGGACTGGACGACCAAATGACATATCAAGCATAGGATGTGATAGCGGCCAAGAGGGAAGCACAACTGCGGTCTGTCAGGAAACAGGGGAGTGGACACTTATGATGGACACCTGCATCATAACACAAATCAAGGAATTATTAATTGATTCACAG GATTTGGTTGTGGAGGAAGTACCACAATTTACAGCAAATCTGAGTAAAACTGTCcaggaaaacagaacagaaattgCAAATTCATCTGCAACTATATCGGCTATTGTTGAGATCCTAAACACCATTGCAAATGTTTCCACTGCTGTCGGTGAATCTGTCATGCAG AATGTACTTACAACAATTGATGTAATCATTGGTGATGATGCAAGGGAGTCCTGGGCAGTtttgaatgcaaatgaaacCCACAGTGCAAGCTCAGGGTTACTGAATTCACTGGAGAATATCTCCAAGGAGTTGGTTGGGGAGTTTGAAATTGCAACTCCACGGATCCTGCTCAACCGAACTAAGTTTGACAACTCCTtcacagcagagctgaactCCAGCATCACCATAGACATTCCAAACACCATGATAAGTAACATCTTtatcaccaccatcaccttcCCCACCCTAAATAATGTTATGCCATCACGGAACTCCAGCTTTGATGGCAGCCTCTTCAACAGCACCAGCAATGAAACTGTCGATGATCATGCCATCAATGCTGCTGTGGTGTTAGTCCAAATAAACGCAACAATTCAGAATGTCACCTTGAGCTACGACAAGCTAAACAACTCCCTGTCACTAAACCCACAGTGCGTCTTCTGGAACTTCACCCTCTTTGATAATCTGGGTGCTTGGGATGATGAAGGGTGTACATTTGTTTCAGACATAAACAACACAGTAACCTGCAACTGCAACCATCTCACCTCCTTCTCAGTTCTGATGGCAAGGGGAGTCCCTCCAGAACTGAAAGATGCCTTGGATGTAATCACTTATGTTGGAGTTGGGATATCTCTGGCAAGCCTAGTTATATGTCTCATTATTGAAGGATACGTTTGGAAAGCCATAACCAGAAATAGCACTGCTTTTATgcgtcatgtttccatcattaaCACTGCCCTGTCTCTGTTGATTGCTGACATCTGTTTCATCATTGGTGCCTCTATTGCAAAGAACCCACTTGAAAACCCAGGGGAGGACTATGAAGTTCCAGTTGGACCATGCAGCACAGCAACATTTTTTATGCACTTTTTCTACCTAGCTCTCTTCTTTTGGATGCTTGTGTCAGGTCTTCTGCTCTTTTACCGGACAGTCATGGTCTTCTCCCACATGTCCAAGTCAACCATGTTGGCCATTGGCTTCAGCTTAGGCTATGGGTGCCCTCTGATTATAGCTGTTATTACTGTTGCTGTCACAGCATCAGGAAATGGATACATAAGGACGTACAATGCTTGTTGGCTGAACTGGATCGATACAAAGGCCCTGCTGGCCTTGGTGATACCTGCCTTGATCATAGTTTTTATCAACATTTTAATCGTCATTGTGGTCTTGTTCAAAATGCTGAGAAGAGGTGTGGGGGACACTGCTCAAACAGATGAAAAGCATACACTGGTGGTCATTGCAAGGTGTGTGATCATTTTGACACCTTTATTTGGACTAACTTGGTCTTTGGGAGTGGGAACCATGGTATCTTCAACAAATAAAGGAATCCACATTGCCTTTGCATTCTTCAATTCACTACAG GGTTTCTTCATTTTAGTGTTTGGGACACTACTTGATTCAAAG ATCCGTTCTATCCTTGCAAGGAGATCACCTACATCAAGCACAGTTTCTAATCCATCAAGa AGTACAAGTGGTGGTATTTCCTCTCTCGGTGAACTAAACTGGATAAGTCGATTGCGTGGAAGGAGAT ATATCTACCGTCTGTCAGAAGCCGCAAACTCAAGCAGCAGTGGTGCATTGGAATCATTTGTTAGTTTATGA